Part of the Aquimarina sp. TRL1 genome, ACAGACCAATTGTTGATGATGAATACAATGACTTTAACTACTATAGAGGAAATGTATACACTAAAAATGCAATCAATGCTGACGGTACTGTAAAAATCGTTACGACTGATTCAATTATATACGATACATTAAGTAATGGTAAGATTGTTGCTCGTGTATTACCAGGAGGGATATTACAAACTCCTGTTGACGAAAACGAAACTTATCTGAGAACAAACTTTACTGATAGTGACAACCGTAATTTCAGAGATGGAGATAAGAGTTCATCTAGATATTACGAGGGGTACATGGACGAAAACATGCCTAACAGAAGAATGTACAACGCTCCTATTCATGAAGTAGGTCCTAGTGAAGAAGACAGTACAAAACTGGACAGAAGATATGATGAGACCAGTACCAGAACTACTATTGTTGATGATGACGTAAGAGTATACAAAGGTGGTTCCTGGAAAGACAGAGCATATTGGTTAGACCCTGCTCAGAGAAGATTCTTCCCTCAGGATATGGCTACTGATTATATAGGATTCAGAAATGCGATGTCTAGAGTAGGTACAAAAGCAAAAAACAAAAAGACACCTAGACATAAAAAACCTACTAATTAAGAAATTAGCAAGTTCATTATAGAAGAAAAGAATAAGCCCTGTGTAATCGCAGGGCTTTTTAATATGATAAAAACAGCTCATGACAATTCCTGAATTACACCAATTATTTCTACAAAGTTCGGGGGTATCTACAGATACCAGAAAGATTAAAGACACCTGTATTTTCTTTGCGCTCAAAGGAGCGAATTTTAATGGCAATATATATGCTGATGAAGCTTTGAAAAAAGGAGCTTCTTATGCTATTGTCGATGAAAAAGAATACGCTGTTTCCCCACGATGTATTTATGTTGGAAATGCATTACAGACTTTACAGGAGTTAGCTACATTCCATAGACAACAACTAGCTATCCCAATTATTGCCCTGACAGGAAGCAATGGCAAAACAACAACTAAGGAATTAATTAATACGGTACTGTCATCCACGTATCGCACAACTGCTACTGTTGGTAATCTAAATAACCATATCGGAGTACCTCTGACCTTGCTATCCATGTCTTCGGACACAGAGATAGGGATTGTAGAAATGGGTGCAAACCACCTAAAGGAAATTGATTTTCTATGCTCGATAGCACTTCCTGACTATGGATATATCACCAATATAGGAAAGGCTCACCTCGAAGGTTTTGGGGGATTAGCAGGTGTTTTAAAAGGAAAGACCGAGCTTTATCGCCACCTTGCCGACAGAGATAAAACCGTGTTTTTAAATACCGAAGATGCTACGCTTGTTCAGCAAGCCATCAATATGAATACATACACCTTTGGTAATCACACAAAAAATGATGTCATGGTTCATCTCAAGGATGCCTCCCCTATGGTAACTGTCACATATGATGGATTGACTATAAATAGTCATCTTATAGGCGCGTATAACTTTACTAATATTGCTGCTGCTATTACTATTGGAAAGTATTTTAAAATTTCTCCAGAAAGCATTCAAAAATCGATCGAATCCTATATTCCTGACAATAATCGGTCGCAAATTATAAAAAAAGGGACCACTACTATTATTCTTGATGCATATAATGCCAACCCAACCAGTATGAGCGCAGCTATCAAGAATTTTAACCAACTTTCATTTTCTAAAAAAACAGCCTTTCTCGGAGATATGTTCGAACTGGGCACTGAGGCTCCTCAGGAGCATCAAAGAATTACGGATCAACTCATTGCATCTGATATTGATCAAATATATCTGGTCGGAACACATTTCTATGCAACTGATAATATGGATGATCGAGTGAAAAAATTCTCTTCTTTTGAAGCTTTACAAAATGATTGGAATTCTCAAATGATTAAGGAAGGGGTTTTAATCAAAGGATCGAGAGGAATGAAACTGGAACGAATTCTAGATCTTATTTAGTTCTTGATCTTTCCGATATAATGGTCCTGAATGTCAGGTTGATTCTGGGATTTAGGATTTTTTTAGTTTTAGGCAACGCATGTAACCAATGTCGTTGTGTACTTCCTTTCATTTCCAGTAAGCTTCCTCTTTCCAACATCAAAGAAGTAGTATCTTTTGTTTTTTTATGTTTAAAAGAAAACTTTCTCGCAGCTCCCAAACTTACAGAAGCAATTGTATTGACCTCTCCCAATTCTTTCTCATCATCACTATGCCAGCCCATACCTTCTCCCCCATCATGGTACAGATTCAGCAAACATGAATTAAAGCGCTCTTTCGTCTCATGTTCAACCAGGGTTTTAATCACTAACAACTCCTTAGACCATGGAATAGCCCGCTTCTCCATATTAGAATAGGTATACCGATAATCCTGATCCCCATACCAGGCAACTTTTCTTTTGGTAATAATTCGTTTCCCAAATAACATAACTTCATCTGATTTCCAGGGAACCGTTTTAAGCAAGGTATCGAAAAGTGCTATTTCTTTTTGTTGTCCCAATACCACTCCATGATACAATACGATTCCATCGTACGGCAAAATATTAACATCTCTGGAAGATTCATTAAACAAGTCCATCCTTATATCGATTGAGAAAGTTTGATCATTACAAAATTAAAACAATTCCATAAAAAAAAGCACGAAGTGTCTTACAACGACTCCGTGCTAAACGTAAGAACTCAATTAACATTGTGTTATTATCAATCAGTACCCCTGAACAAAACAGTGGCTGGGATTTGCTGCCTTTCTATCTTAGGACCACTCCAAAATGCCGATAATCCAATATTATCAGAACACTGGAAATACTTTACCTGAAAAGAGTGAAAACCCCGAGACAGAACAATATCGTTTTTCTGTGTAAAGCTAAAGGACTTCCTTCCGTCACTTTCGAAAAGCTCTACTCCGTCAATCAACAACTGTGCTCCATCATTAGCAGCAATTTCAAAAGTATACACCCCCGATTCTGGTATCTTAATATACCCTTCAAAATCAAAACCAATCCATTCATCCCTCAATCTTTTGGAAATATCGACTGTATCCACAGTTCCTTTCTCTGTAGGTATTACATTCGAAAAGTCATATACAGACCTAAAAATCCCTTCATAATACGTATATGAAAGCCCAGAAGTTAACGCTTTTGTATTAGCGATCTCTTTTTCTTGCTGTTTTTCCAAATAAATGTTTGCGGTATAACTGGACTGCATTCCTTCTCTAAAAGCTTTGGCTTTGACACGAGTCGTCGTATCTATTGTAAAAGGCGCTTCATATTTAGTAGCTGAAAGTGTAGGTTCACTCCCATCTGTGGTGTAATAAATACTAGCGCCTTTTGTATCACAGCCCAGGGCAACTTCTTTTGTTGTCAAGAAAAGCTTATGATCTGATTTTAGGTAAGGGATATGTACCGTTTTCTGAGTATCTGAGAAAGGTCGGTATTTTTTTTCTTGTCCCCATTCTTTATTAGGGACATTTGTCATTTCAAAAACTAATTCTCCCCCTTTCATTATATCTGCATGCTTCAGATATGAATACGGGTATTCTTTTCCATTTAGGTGCACCGATGAAAAATGAATACGCTGTTTACCGGCATTATTTCCTTTAATTACAAATTGCTTTCCATTATCCAGGTGTAGGGTTACTTTTTCAAAAGCCGGACTTCCTATGACATATTCCGGAGCTCCGGGAGTCACTGAATAAAATCCCAGGCTACTTAGCACATACCAGGCAGACATCTGACCACAATCATCATTCCCACATAAACCATCTGGCTCTGCTGTATATAAACTATTTAATATCTGATGTATAATCCGTTGTGATTTCCAAGGTTTTCCTGCATAATTATACAAATATGCAATATGATGACTCGGCTCATTCCCGTGGGAGTATTGCCCTATCAACCCTGACACATCCGAATCTTCGCTTATTTCTTCCTGCACATTTGCTTTAAAAAGTGTATCTAGCCATTGTTCAAAAGCCCGATCCCCTCCTACCAAATTAACCATGGTAGCAATATCATGGGGGACAAACAAACTATACTGATAAGAATTTCCTTCTGTAAAATTAAAATTATAGGTCTTTTCTACGGATGCCGGGTCAAAATTTTCGTACCAGCTCCTGTCTGAATATCTCGGTCGCATAAATCCTGTTTCTTTATCAAACACATTCATAAAAAACCGAGCTCTTTTAGCATATTCTTCATAAATTTCTGTTTTCCCTATCGCTTTTGCCATCTGAGCAATACACCAATCGTCATATGCATACTCCAATGTTTTTGAAACCGACTGACTGCTTTTATTCGATGGGACAAATCCTAATTCGGTATAATAATTAATCCCCCGTTTTTTGACATTAGCACTTTCGATCATCGCTTGTAGCACTTTTTCTGTATCTACTTCCGTAATCCCTTTG contains:
- the murF gene encoding UDP-N-acetylmuramoyl-tripeptide--D-alanyl-D-alanine ligase, which produces MTIPELHQLFLQSSGVSTDTRKIKDTCIFFALKGANFNGNIYADEALKKGASYAIVDEKEYAVSPRCIYVGNALQTLQELATFHRQQLAIPIIALTGSNGKTTTKELINTVLSSTYRTTATVGNLNNHIGVPLTLLSMSSDTEIGIVEMGANHLKEIDFLCSIALPDYGYITNIGKAHLEGFGGLAGVLKGKTELYRHLADRDKTVFLNTEDATLVQQAINMNTYTFGNHTKNDVMVHLKDASPMVTVTYDGLTINSHLIGAYNFTNIAAAITIGKYFKISPESIQKSIESYIPDNNRSQIIKKGTTTIILDAYNANPTSMSAAIKNFNQLSFSKKTAFLGDMFELGTEAPQEHQRITDQLIASDIDQIYLVGTHFYATDNMDDRVKKFSSFEALQNDWNSQMIKEGVLIKGSRGMKLERILDLI
- a CDS encoding alpha-ketoglutarate-dependent dioxygenase AlkB translates to MDLFNESSRDVNILPYDGIVLYHGVVLGQQKEIALFDTLLKTVPWKSDEVMLFGKRIITKRKVAWYGDQDYRYTYSNMEKRAIPWSKELLVIKTLVEHETKERFNSCLLNLYHDGGEGMGWHSDDEKELGEVNTIASVSLGAARKFSFKHKKTKDTTSLMLERGSLLEMKGSTQRHWLHALPKTKKILNPRINLTFRTIISERSRTK
- a CDS encoding GH92 family glycosyl hydrolase, which encodes MNKAKKILLLFLLGIIGGRCTQTESKKAVDYVDVFIGTKSPGHTFPGAMLPFGMVQLSPDTRNDHTSWPACAGYDYMDPSIIGFTHTHLSGTGVPDLGDILLMPTTGAIKLQAGAVTNPDEGYRSRYHHENESASPGYYSVMLEDYAVTAELTATKRVGVHRYTFSSGEEEKHIIIDLEHRDPVVEAEFEIISDTEIAGYRRSKAWAGNQRQYFVARFSKPIQSYEVLCGDKKETKEKQFRNKKIIAALTFDPKEKEVMAKVALSAVSIEGAKKNLDAEMSHWDFEKVREEARTIWNTMLSKIEVTDADETKKEIFYTALYHSLLTPNLYNDVDGKYRGMDDQIHTAKGFTNYTVFSLWDTFRGLHPLLTILEPEITRDIVVTLQKKHEQFGEIPMWELAANDTRCMIGYHGVSVMTDAYLKGITEVDTEKVLQAMIESANVKKRGINYYTELGFVPSNKSSQSVSKTLEYAYDDWCIAQMAKAIGKTEIYEEYAKRARFFMNVFDKETGFMRPRYSDRSWYENFDPASVEKTYNFNFTEGNSYQYSLFVPHDIATMVNLVGGDRAFEQWLDTLFKANVQEEISEDSDVSGLIGQYSHGNEPSHHIAYLYNYAGKPWKSQRIIHQILNSLYTAEPDGLCGNDDCGQMSAWYVLSSLGFYSVTPGAPEYVIGSPAFEKVTLHLDNGKQFVIKGNNAGKQRIHFSSVHLNGKEYPYSYLKHADIMKGGELVFEMTNVPNKEWGQEKKYRPFSDTQKTVHIPYLKSDHKLFLTTKEVALGCDTKGASIYYTTDGSEPTLSATKYEAPFTIDTTTRVKAKAFREGMQSSYTANIYLEKQQEKEIANTKALTSGLSYTYYEGIFRSVYDFSNVIPTEKGTVDTVDISKRLRDEWIGFDFEGYIKIPESGVYTFEIAANDGAQLLIDGVELFESDGRKSFSFTQKNDIVLSRGFHSFQVKYFQCSDNIGLSAFWSGPKIERQQIPATVLFRGTD